A genomic segment from Streptomyces sp. NBC_01233 encodes:
- the istB gene encoding IS21-like element helper ATPase IstB translates to MTRTATKTTADKARTDGQATRTGRQTAADLAFLARALKAPALLDAAERLAERAQAESWTHTEYLVACLQREVSARDSHGGEGRIRAARFPAIKTIEELDLTHLRGLTRQQLAHLGTLDFIAAKENAVFLGPPGTGKTHLATGLAVRACQAGHRVAFATAAQWVDRLAAAHQTGRLQDELVKLGRYPLIVVDEVGYIPFEAEAANLFFQLVSNRYERASVIVTSNKPFGRWGETFGDETVAAAMIDRLVHHAEVHSLKGDSYRMRGRELGRIPTATDND, encoded by the coding sequence ATGACCCGCACCGCCACGAAGACCACGGCCGACAAGGCGAGGACGGACGGCCAGGCGACCCGAACCGGCCGGCAGACCGCCGCCGACCTCGCCTTCCTCGCCCGCGCCCTGAAGGCACCCGCCCTCCTGGACGCCGCCGAGCGCCTGGCCGAACGTGCCCAGGCCGAGTCCTGGACCCACACCGAGTACCTGGTCGCCTGCCTGCAACGCGAGGTCTCGGCCCGCGACAGCCACGGCGGCGAGGGCCGCATCCGCGCCGCCCGCTTCCCCGCCATCAAGACCATCGAGGAACTCGATCTCACCCATCTGCGCGGCCTGACGCGCCAACAACTCGCCCACCTGGGAACATTGGACTTCATAGCGGCCAAGGAGAACGCCGTCTTCCTCGGCCCGCCGGGCACCGGCAAGACCCACCTCGCCACCGGCCTCGCGGTCCGGGCCTGCCAGGCCGGCCACCGCGTCGCGTTCGCCACCGCCGCCCAGTGGGTCGACCGCCTCGCCGCCGCCCACCAGACCGGCCGCCTCCAGGACGAGCTGGTCAAGCTCGGCCGCTATCCGCTGATCGTGGTGGATGAGGTCGGCTACATCCCCTTCGAGGCCGAGGCCGCGAACCTGTTCTTCCAGCTCGTCTCGAACCGCTACGAGAGGGCCAGCGTGATCGTCACCTCGAACAAGCCCTTCGGACGCTGGGGAGAGACCTTCGGCGACGAGACCGTCGCCGCCGCCATGATCGACCGACTCGTCCACCACGCCGAGGTCCACTCCCTCAAAGGCGATTCCTACCGCATGCGGGGCCGCGAACTTGGCCGCATCCCCACCGCCACCGACAACGACTGA
- a CDS encoding carboxylate-amine ligase, with protein sequence MQEVRATARLAPIAEEREVQDELLQAQIEVATPVCTTLEELGGHLLRLRHAVAFAAQANGCRIAISATAPVRDAVPVPITSTARYLKMQQEARMLVDEQLICGMHVHVGMPDRETGLAVLNRLRVWLPTLLAMSANGPLWDGRDTGFAGWRTIVFGRWPVSGPPPHFAGLADYEARADALVEPGVIPDRGQLYWQARLSERYPTIEVRCCDVQLEADDAVILAGVVRGLAATAVAAVGALITAGATTASALRGSVDPEGRSA encoded by the coding sequence GTGCAGGAGGTGCGTGCCACGGCCCGCCTGGCACCCATCGCGGAAGAGCGCGAGGTCCAGGACGAGCTGCTGCAGGCTCAGATCGAAGTCGCCACCCCTGTGTGCACCACTCTCGAGGAGCTGGGAGGCCATCTCCTGCGGTTGCGCCACGCGGTCGCCTTCGCCGCGCAGGCGAACGGCTGCCGCATCGCCATCTCTGCCACCGCGCCGGTCAGGGACGCCGTACCGGTACCCATCACCAGCACGGCGAGATATTTGAAGATGCAACAAGAGGCGCGGATGCTGGTCGACGAGCAGCTGATCTGCGGGATGCACGTCCACGTGGGCATGCCCGACCGCGAAACCGGGCTGGCCGTCCTGAACCGGCTGCGCGTCTGGCTTCCCACGCTTCTGGCGATGTCCGCGAACGGGCCCCTGTGGGACGGGCGGGACACCGGCTTCGCCGGCTGGCGAACGATCGTCTTCGGCCGCTGGCCGGTCAGCGGCCCACCACCGCACTTCGCGGGGCTCGCGGACTACGAGGCGCGAGCCGATGCGCTGGTGGAACCCGGGGTGATCCCGGACCGGGGGCAGCTGTACTGGCAGGCCCGGCTCTCCGAGCGCTACCCGACCATCGAGGTGCGCTGCTGTGACGTGCAGCTGGAGGCCGACGACGCGGTGATACTCGCCGGCGTCGTCCGCGGGCTCGCCGCCACCGCGGTCGCCGCGGTCGGCGCGCTGATCACGGCAGGAGCCACAACCGCATCAGCCTTGCGGGGGTCCGTGGACCCGGAAGGCCGATCGGCTTGA
- the istA gene encoding IS21 family transposase: MISVEDWAEIRRLHRAEHMPIRAIARHLGISKNTVKRALATDRPPVYQRPLKGSAVDAFEPAIRELLKQTPTMPATVIAERIGWERGLTILKERVRELRPSCLPVDPVSRTVYQPGELAQCDLWFPPVDIPLGYGQSGRPPVLVIVSGYSRVITARMLPSRQTGDLIDGHWRLLADGWGAVPKMLVWDNEAGIGKGRLTSEFAAFAGLLAVKVHLCRPRDPEAKGLVERANGYLETSFLPGRTFTGPDGFNTQLTAWLQIANRRQHRVIAARPVDRWEADRAAMLAIPPVTPPHWWRFHTRIGRDHYIRVDTNDYSVHPGAIGKRVMVRADNEEVTVIAGSDIVARHARCWAKHQSITDPDHAAAAQVLRGEVIHQRAARAAAARAAVLAPDSLGIEVEQRELGTYDRMFTLIEGGAGKEDT, from the coding sequence GTGATTTCCGTGGAGGACTGGGCTGAGATCCGGCGACTGCACCGGGCCGAGCACATGCCGATCCGGGCGATCGCCCGGCATCTGGGCATCTCGAAGAACACGGTGAAACGCGCCCTGGCCACCGACCGGCCGCCCGTCTACCAGCGTCCGCTGAAGGGCTCGGCGGTGGACGCGTTCGAGCCCGCCATCCGCGAGCTGCTGAAACAGACCCCGACGATGCCCGCCACCGTCATCGCCGAGCGGATCGGCTGGGAGCGCGGGCTGACGATCCTCAAGGAGCGCGTGCGCGAGCTCCGGCCGTCCTGCCTGCCGGTCGACCCGGTCTCGCGGACGGTCTACCAGCCCGGCGAGCTCGCCCAGTGCGACCTGTGGTTCCCACCGGTGGACATCCCGCTCGGCTACGGTCAGTCCGGCCGGCCTCCGGTCCTGGTCATCGTCTCGGGGTATTCGCGGGTGATCACGGCCCGGATGCTGCCCTCCCGGCAGACCGGCGACCTGATCGATGGACACTGGCGCCTGCTGGCCGACGGCTGGGGAGCCGTCCCGAAGATGCTGGTCTGGGACAACGAAGCCGGGATCGGCAAGGGCAGGCTGACCAGCGAGTTCGCCGCGTTCGCCGGACTTCTCGCCGTGAAGGTTCACCTCTGCCGGCCCCGCGACCCGGAGGCGAAGGGCCTGGTCGAGCGGGCGAACGGCTACCTGGAGACCAGCTTTCTGCCCGGGCGGACCTTCACCGGCCCGGACGGCTTCAACACCCAGTTGACCGCCTGGCTGCAGATCGCCAACCGGCGCCAGCACCGCGTCATCGCCGCCCGGCCGGTGGACCGCTGGGAGGCCGACCGCGCGGCGATGCTCGCCATCCCGCCGGTCACCCCGCCGCACTGGTGGCGTTTCCACACCCGTATCGGCCGAGACCACTACATCCGCGTCGACACCAACGACTACTCCGTCCACCCCGGCGCCATCGGCAAGAGGGTCATGGTCCGCGCCGACAACGAGGAGGTCACCGTCATCGCCGGCAGCGACATCGTGGCCCGACACGCCCGCTGCTGGGCCAAACACCAGTCGATCACCGACCCCGACCACGCCGCCGCGGCCCAAGTTCTGCGCGGCGAAGTGATCCACCAGCGGGCGGCCCGCGCGGCCGCCGCCCGGGCCGCGGTCCTGGCCCCGGACAGCCTCGGCATCGAGGTCGAGCAACGCGAACTGGGCACCTACGACCGCATGTTCACCCTCATCGAGGGCGGCGCCGGAAAGGAGGACACCTGA